Within the Photobacterium swingsii genome, the region GCGCACAAAGAAGATTTGATAAAGATCAACTTTGCATAGTGATCACATTATTATCCTCTATCGCCTGTATAGTCACAGTATAAAGGTCGGATTCAGAGATAGGTTTGCCAATATGACCTTGCATTCCTGCTTCTCGACACCGCGCGACATCAGCCGCCATGACGTTCGCTGTCATCGCAATGATCGCGGTATCCACATTGATCCCCTTGGTACTTCGGATCGCTTTTGTCGCCCCCACACCATCTAAACGAGGCATCTGCATATCCATATAAATCACATCAAACGACTCACACTGCGCTTTTTCGACCGCTTCAATACCATCACACGCAATATCAATCGAAAAGCCCATACGGCTTAGCAACTGGCTCGCAATCAATCGATTCACTTTGTTATCTTCAACCAATAAACAACGCTGCCCTATAAAAGGCTGTTCAGATGGTAAATGGCTCACTGTCGAGAGTTGTGAAATTGACGAGGTTTCGCTGTGTTTAACCAGCGGGAATGGCAGCGTAACAACAAATTCAGACCCTTGCCCTTCTTGGCTCATCACATGGATGTGCCCGTCCATTAATTCAATTAGCTGACGAGTGATCGTTAACCCTAACCCTGAGCCACCAAAGCGGCGGGTCGTAGTTTCATCCGCTTGCGAAAATTTATCAAAAATATGGCTTATTTTTTCACTGGGAATACCAATACCACTGTCAGATACTTTTATTTCCACTATTACACTATGCTTATCGCGCTGAGCTAACGCTATGTCTACATGTATAAAGCCCTGATCAGTAAATTTAGTCGCATTTCCCAGTAAGTTAATCAGCACTTGCTGGATCCGAGTCGGGTCTCCTAGCAACTCAGCAGGGATCGCATCATCATAATGCAAGCGATAATCCACCAAAGTCGGCTTTTCAATGGTAGGACGAAGGAGTTCATGCGCATATTGTGCTAACTCATGAAGGTTAAACGGCACAGCTTCAAGTTCAACCTTACTCGATTCAATTTTACTAAAGTCCAAAATATCGTTAATCAAGGTCATCAAACTTTTCGCTGAGTGGCTGATGATCGACAAATATTCTCGTTGCTGCCCCGATAAGGATTCACTCTGCATTAAACCTGCCGCACCAATAATGCCATTCATTGGGGTACGAATTTCATGGCTCATGTTGGCTAAAAACTGCTGTTTCGCCTCTGCCGCTTTTAACGCTTGCTGCTTTGCCGCTATCAGATTTTCACTTCGCTGGTTAAATCGGTGAACCAATGCCCCTAATTCATCTCGCGAATGAACAGGCAAAGGCGTAAATTCTTCATCATTTTTTTGCTCTGTTAATGCTTCACGTACCGACTTGAGAGGCTTGAAAATACGACGATAGAAAAAGATAAATGTGACAGCGATAAATATCACCACAACAGGCAACATAAATAACAGCAGCTGCCTTTCTAACTGAATAGCTTGGGCATACATGTCACGCTGAGGCACACCTTGCAACAACATCCACTGCATTCGAGGAATGCGGATTGCTGAGATAAATGCCGCTTGATTCAGTATAGGGTCGCTATCAACATTCAAGCTGAATAAAGGTTGAGCTCGACTCATATTTTCATCTGGGTAAAGTAACTCTGCCGCAACTGAAATTGCATAACTTATCGAAATGCTTAAAGAGTTTTCGACGATTTTTTTCGCTAAAGCATCCACCTTTTGATCGGTTTGATATTGATGACGGCGATTCGCCATAATGTCATTAATCGCTACCGCAATTGGGGTAAAGCTGGCTTCGCTTTCAGAATATTCGTGACTTAATATATAGCTGGGTACCGCTGTGGAGGTATCCATGACTTTGTCAGCTTCAGGGTAAGCTAAGAAACGCCCAGAGCGATCCAACAAAAAAAAGTAAACACCATGCTGCTGCCCCTGCTCAATCAAGTATGTATTTAGCGCTTTCACCCGAATATCGAGTGTCACAACCCCTGCAAATTTTCCATCAGAAAAATAAGGCACGGTGCAGGTCACCATGGGCTCTGCGGTATATGGATCAGTGTAGGATTGTGACCAATAGGCATCACCTGCTGTCAGCCAACGTGCAGGTGCAAACCATTCGGCCGCATAATACGGTGCAGAAAGGTGACTGTTATAACTATCAATACGCTCGACTGAGCCTGTACTGTTTTTGGTATAAAATAAGCTGTTAAGTAGCTTACTGTCGCCGTCATAAGCATCGGGCCAGATCCCGCCACCAGCAATAAATTTACCAATAGCAGGGCTCGTCAGCAGGTTTTGAAAGAAAAGATCAAGAACATCAGGCGATTGAACGGTTTCGACAGCATTAGAGAGACTCAATGCTGCACTCTCTATTTTCGCACCAAGCTGCACAATGGATTGTCCGACAGCTTCTGATTCCGCAGCAACCCTTTGCTCCGCAGATTGAATCGAAAGCCGAAAGCCAACAGTTTCCATCACATAAACGATACTCAGCACAACCATAAGCAAAAGCGCCAGTAACAAAGAGAGGCCCTTAAAACTGATAGACTGATACCAAGCGATGACTTTCGGCTTCATTGGTGCAACCACACTCTTACGCAACTCCCTCTTCGTAAACCGCTAAATTCTCTGCCTCTAAATAATAAGTCGCAGCAGAAATAGTCTCTGTCAATCGCAGATCAAATGCACGGTAATCGGCATCACTCACGGGGTGACCTTGTTTGAATTTGGCTTCAATATCACCCGCTAAAATCTTCAACGAATGCGCCCCTAAACTGGAAGACACCCCTTTTATACTATGAACAATACGAATAGCATCTTCCGAGATCTCCGCAGCACCATGTACTTGCTGCAAGAGTTTCTTTCCATCATTGGCGTGCTCCTCGACAAAAATCTCAAGCAGCATTTTTACTGATTCAATATCATCGTCCATGCTCGTCATCATATATTTAATATCGATTAGCGCATGTATGTTCGTTTGGCTATTCGAACTTTTAGATGATTGCTCACTCTCTGATGATAATACTGACTCAGGTTGTAGCGCTGATTGGAGCTCTTCTTTAATCGCATCATCAGGCATTAACGTTTCGCCACCCTCAGCCTGCGTGCTAGTACCAGCCTCATACTTTTTTATTTCGACCGTCACACCCTGAGTTCCTAGGTAGTCCTGTACTGTTTTAACCACATCATTAAGAATAGTGCCTAATTCAAGGCTGTCACTCTCAACAATCATATCTTCTTGCTTAATTGCTAGCTCTAAGCGTTCAGATATAGATTTCAAAGCATTAGAACCAATACTTCCCGCCACCCCTTTCAAGCTATGAATAATACGAGCGGCATCTTCAATTCGACCTTGTTCTAACGCATTCTTAAAAAGCACATCATCATGACTATGTTCTTGCACAAAAATTTCCAGCAGCATGATAACGGAATCAAGATCTTCATCCATGCAATGGAAAATGTGTTTAAAATCAAATAATTCTAATGAGGTGAAGCGGGATGGTGCAGAGGGGTTAACTGCTATCTCAACAGAAGCTGCATCGTGATTAGACACTGTAGGGCGAGTGGCACTAGGTTGCGAATCGACTGGCGTTTTGTCTTGCTCTTGCAGGCTTGAGCCATCTTGTTGATGGCTCATATTGCCAATCGGCCGTGTTGTTGTCGTATGAGTCGCCTGATCAGAGCCCCTATTCGAAGCCTCTTCGGCTTGTTGCAAATGATGAGTCGGCTTTGTTATTTCATTATCCGTGGTGTTGGATTCTTTTAATGGCTCAGAAGGGCTGATGGCTCCCACCTTATGCGGTAGGTAACGAAAAAAAGAAGGCAATAAGGTCGTTAATGTAATCAGAACAACTAAAATCGAAAAGAGCACTAGTTGCCCTTTCTCGTACTGACCCCTGACCGTTTTCACATGTAGCAATACATTGTTATAAGTATCATCGAACGGTGTTAAATGGATATTTTGGACAGCCTGTAAATACTGCACATAACGCGACAACATTGGCAATATAGACTTAATGACAAATTGTGCTTGCGCTTGTAGTTCAGGACGTAATTGCTGTTGTTGCGTATCAATCGTCAGTAACGATCGATTCAATGACTCTAGCGTGGTGTCTGCGTTTATCTTTTCTTGGCTTAGTAGGCTCAATAAATCTAGCGTCAGTTGCTGATATAAAACTTCAAGCTTAGGGTGGGTATTTTCTTGCTGAGCGTTGATCAGAGTGGATGCTATATTGCTGAATGCATCATGGCTCATTAAAGCGACATCTAGCTGCTCTGCATATTGGCTTCCTTGAAGCATCAATCTATTTAGCTCAACTTGCAGCTCCCCACTAACGCCATGATTACTCAGCTGTAATAGCCGCTGTCGAAAGACAATTGAGATTTTGCTGGGGTTTTCAATAGATTCAAATCTGTTCACAACAGCTTGTTTGTGCAAACGTAATGCTTCCGCCTGCAGTTGCTCAACATCCGTTTCAAGTGTCGCTAATCGACTAGACTGTACGTATAAATAGGCAAAGGCAATACTAATCAACAAATTGATCGCAAAGAATGCACGAAAGAGCCAAACAACTTTTGCAGAAAGTAATTGTGCCAGAGGTACGGTTAATGATGAGAATGCAGTATTGTCGTGGTCGTCATCCATGTCTGCTCCTAAAAGCGCAAGTAGTTAATATTGCAAGCATAATATTAGACAATGATGCCTAGTTAAGCCAACAAACATCCATGTAATACTTGAAGAACGTCGCTGCACTAGAGCCAAAATAAGATCAAGCGACAGAAGTCAATCACTCCAGCCGCTTATTCATCACATTGAATATTAGGTTAATATCACTACTTTAGTTATCTGAGTTCAGACGACGCTGCAGTTGATCCTTTAGATTCGGTGGTGTCCCCTTAATGGTTAACGTATCGGTATCGGCATCATAAAAAATACGCTCACCCAGTAGCATGCTGTCAAAGTTAATAGACACGCCACCACCAGAGCCAACAAATTTAGTCAACTTACGCATTGCAGTACGATCCGCAGGGAAACTTTCCTCTAACTCATAACCTTGTTGAGAGGTAAACTGATAAAAGTCAGTGCCATCTTCTGAAGGCGGTAGCTCACCGGCCAGCTCTTTAACCGTGACTTCGTCACCCGCTTGAAGCTGCTCATTGCAGTAATCGTACACTTGCTTACGATATTGCTGCTTTTCTTCTTTATCAAGGCGAGAATCTGCACAAAAATCTTCTACGGCTTGCATTAAGACTTGGTTTTGAACTTTAACGTCTAAACCCACTTCTGCTTGTAAGAAATCTAAGAAAAAATCAGCAATTTTACGGCCAACACGACCTTTAATGAAAGTCAGGTAACGCTTAGATTCCGCATCCGTTTCCCATGCAGACAAATCAATACGCGCAACGATATCCATCTTGGCAACATCTAAATAATCGGTCGCACTAATATCTAACTGCTCAGTCACTTTCATACTGTGACAAGTCGGCATTAAACCAATAAATAGGTAATCCGTTGCCAATGATTGATACTCAGCAAGTACCAAGGTACCGGCTTCAGCAAAAGGATATTTTGCTAATTCTTCTTGTAAGCGTTTGGCTGATTGGTCAGAAAATGACAAGAAATCAAGCTCACCTGCGCGACATTGCTTCAACCAATGACTAAATTCGCTCTCTTCTGAGAAATGGGCGAATCCTTTTGCGCCTTTACTGCTGTATACTCGATGCAGCTCGGCAACAAGGTTTTCGGTCGACTCACTGTGATCAAGTGTTTGTTTTCTAAGATGAACTTCAAATTCATCTTTATCATTCTTGGTGAGTTGGTGCAGAATAACGTTCGAAAGGTTCAGACTCATAATTGAAAAGTTTTTCAGTTAACCAAAAGTGTAGGTTATTATAAGCCGCTTTAGTAAACTTTAAACAAGACTTCCTATGCCAATTACATCAAAATACAGTAACGACAAAGTTGAACAAATCATCAGTGACATGTTTGACGTACTAGAAAAACACGATGCATCAGCAGAACTTGCTCTGATGGTTGTAGGCAATATCGCTACCAACATCATCAATGCTGATCTTCCAGCGGGCCAACGTAAAGCCATTGCTGAGAAATTTGCCCAAGCACTGCAGACCACAATCAAAGACTAACAGAGACACTTTGCCCGAGAGACAGAGAAGAAAAAACAGATATGGTCGCTAGCGGAAACAATTACAAAGACAAAGTATCTCAGCTGATCAGCTGGGGGCACTGGTTTAGCTTTTTCAATATCATCGCTGCCATGCTTTTTGGCACGCGATATATTGTGCATTCAGAATGGCCAGTAACCCTATTAGGTCAACTGTATCTATTGCTAAGCTGGGTAGGCCACTTTGGCTTCCTTGTATTTGGGTTTTATATACTCATTATTTTTCCCGCTAGTTTTCTGATCCCTTCTCAGCGGTTAATGCGTTTATTCGCAGTGCTTATTGCCACTTTAGGCTTAACCACATTAATTTTAGACACTTATGCCTACACCACACTGGATCTCCATTTAAGCCCATTAGTTTGGGATCTTTTGCTTAGTGGTGAGAAAAGTGAACTGAATGCACGCTGGCAATACCTGTTTATTGCCGTGCCTATTCTCTTTTTGTTGCAGCTAGTTCTATCCGAATGGTTATGGCGTAAATTACGAAAGTTAACCCGCAAACATGTGGGTGGCCCTATCGCACTGATCTTTGGTTTATGTTTCTTAGGCAGCCATTTAGTCTATATCTGGGCTGATGCATTTTTGTATCGCCCAGTGACAATGCAACGCTCTAATTTTCCATTGTCATACCCAATGACAGCAAAAAATTTCATGGAAAAGCACGGTCTTATCGATCGTAATGAGTACGCTAAACGCAAAGAACAAAAAGGTGATGCTGAAACGCCACTCATTCGCTACCCAATTGAAAAACTCAGCTTTTCAGATCAAGGGACCAATCAAAATGTACTGATCGTCATGGTTGATGGCCTACGTAGCGACATGATCGAAAGCACCACCATGCCGAATTTAACAAAATTTGCCGAGCAGAACCTGAATTTCACCAATCACTACAGTACCAGTAATGACAATACTGTTGGTGTTTTTGGCTTGTTTTATGGTTTACCCGGTAGTTACCTTGAAAGCATTCGTACCGAAGCAACGAACCCTGTGCTCGTTTCAACACTGAATAAGCGTAACTATCAATTTGGTTTATTTAGCAGTGATAACTTCACAGCCCCTATTTATTATCAAACGCTATTTGAACAGCAAAAATTAGCAGCTCACACCACCGATGACGTAGCTCCTAATGATCAACTTGCTGTTAGTAACTGGCAACAATGGTTAGGCACAGCGCAGGAAGATGACAGCCCTTGGTTCAGTTATATCGAGCTGTTGTCAGTGCAAGAATTTGAAGAAGGTGGTGATTACACTCCAACCTTTACACCATCGCTCAGTACGACAGCGAAAAATACTAAAATCACAGATCCTGATGTGTTACTTAAAAATAGCTACCGTAATGCCGCTTACTACGCTGATAGCTTAGTCAGCCAGATTTTAGATACATTAGAGCAGCAGCAAGCTCTAAATAACACGATTGTCATTATTACATCGAATCACGGTACAGAGTTTAATGAAACGGGTACCAACAGCTGGGGTTCGAACAGTAACTACAGCCAGTATCAACTCAAAGTGCCTTTAGTCATACACTGGCCAGAACGTGAACCTGAAGTTGTAGCAACAATGACCAGCCATTTAGATGTTGTCCCTACTTTGATGGAAACCCTACTCAATGTTTCCACAACCAGCGACAAGTACAGCAGTGGCCACAACTTATTCGATATCGATCCCGATCGTCGTTGGGTAATTGCAGGTGATAGTAAAGATATTGTCGTTATTCAGAAGAATTCAACGACTGTGGTTGACCGCTATGGTAACTATCAAGTCTACGATAAGGACTATAGAGTCAAAGACGAACGCCGACCAAAACTGTCTACGCTAATGCAGGTAATGAACGAGCTAAAACGCTTCTATCACCCTCAAAAGTAGTTCATATTAAATCGAAAAAAACAGCAGCCGAGAAGCTGCTGTTTTTTTACCTTTATATTTTTTACAACGCTTCGCTAATGGTAGT harbors:
- a CDS encoding Hpt domain-containing protein, whose protein sequence is MDDDHDNTAFSSLTVPLAQLLSAKVVWLFRAFFAINLLISIAFAYLYVQSSRLATLETDVEQLQAEALRLHKQAVVNRFESIENPSKISIVFRQRLLQLSNHGVSGELQVELNRLMLQGSQYAEQLDVALMSHDAFSNIASTLINAQQENTHPKLEVLYQQLTLDLLSLLSQEKINADTTLESLNRSLLTIDTQQQQLRPELQAQAQFVIKSILPMLSRYVQYLQAVQNIHLTPFDDTYNNVLLHVKTVRGQYEKGQLVLFSILVVLITLTTLLPSFFRYLPHKVGAISPSEPLKESNTTDNEITKPTHHLQQAEEASNRGSDQATHTTTTRPIGNMSHQQDGSSLQEQDKTPVDSQPSATRPTVSNHDAASVEIAVNPSAPSRFTSLELFDFKHIFHCMDEDLDSVIMLLEIFVQEHSHDDVLFKNALEQGRIEDAARIIHSLKGVAGSIGSNALKSISERLELAIKQEDMIVESDSLELGTILNDVVKTVQDYLGTQGVTVEIKKYEAGTSTQAEGGETLMPDDAIKEELQSALQPESVLSSESEQSSKSSNSQTNIHALIDIKYMMTSMDDDIESVKMLLEIFVEEHANDGKKLLQQVHGAAEISEDAIRIVHSIKGVSSSLGAHSLKILAGDIEAKFKQGHPVSDADYRAFDLRLTETISAATYYLEAENLAVYEEGVA
- a CDS encoding DUF3413 domain-containing protein; protein product: MVASGNNYKDKVSQLISWGHWFSFFNIIAAMLFGTRYIVHSEWPVTLLGQLYLLLSWVGHFGFLVFGFYILIIFPASFLIPSQRLMRLFAVLIATLGLTTLILDTYAYTTLDLHLSPLVWDLLLSGEKSELNARWQYLFIAVPILFLLQLVLSEWLWRKLRKLTRKHVGGPIALIFGLCFLGSHLVYIWADAFLYRPVTMQRSNFPLSYPMTAKNFMEKHGLIDRNEYAKRKEQKGDAETPLIRYPIEKLSFSDQGTNQNVLIVMVDGLRSDMIESTTMPNLTKFAEQNLNFTNHYSTSNDNTVGVFGLFYGLPGSYLESIRTEATNPVLVSTLNKRNYQFGLFSSDNFTAPIYYQTLFEQQKLAAHTTDDVAPNDQLAVSNWQQWLGTAQEDDSPWFSYIELLSVQEFEEGGDYTPTFTPSLSTTAKNTKITDPDVLLKNSYRNAAYYADSLVSQILDTLEQQQALNNTIVIITSNHGTEFNETGTNSWGSNSNYSQYQLKVPLVIHWPEREPEVVATMTSHLDVVPTLMETLLNVSTTSDKYSSGHNLFDIDPDRRWVIAGDSKDIVVIQKNSTTVVDRYGNYQVYDKDYRVKDERRPKLSTLMQVMNELKRFYHPQK
- a CDS encoding hybrid sensor histidine kinase/response regulator — encoded protein: MKPKVIAWYQSISFKGLSLLLALLLMVVLSIVYVMETVGFRLSIQSAEQRVAAESEAVGQSIVQLGAKIESAALSLSNAVETVQSPDVLDLFFQNLLTSPAIGKFIAGGGIWPDAYDGDSKLLNSLFYTKNSTGSVERIDSYNSHLSAPYYAAEWFAPARWLTAGDAYWSQSYTDPYTAEPMVTCTVPYFSDGKFAGVVTLDIRVKALNTYLIEQGQQHGVYFFLLDRSGRFLAYPEADKVMDTSTAVPSYILSHEYSESEASFTPIAVAINDIMANRRHQYQTDQKVDALAKKIVENSLSISISYAISVAAELLYPDENMSRAQPLFSLNVDSDPILNQAAFISAIRIPRMQWMLLQGVPQRDMYAQAIQLERQLLLFMLPVVVIFIAVTFIFFYRRIFKPLKSVREALTEQKNDEEFTPLPVHSRDELGALVHRFNQRSENLIAAKQQALKAAEAKQQFLANMSHEIRTPMNGIIGAAGLMQSESLSGQQREYLSIISHSAKSLMTLINDILDFSKIESSKVELEAVPFNLHELAQYAHELLRPTIEKPTLVDYRLHYDDAIPAELLGDPTRIQQVLINLLGNATKFTDQGFIHVDIALAQRDKHSVIVEIKVSDSGIGIPSEKISHIFDKFSQADETTTRRFGGSGLGLTITRQLIELMDGHIHVMSQEGQGSEFVVTLPFPLVKHSETSSISQLSTVSHLPSEQPFIGQRCLLVEDNKVNRLIASQLLSRMGFSIDIACDGIEAVEKAQCESFDVIYMDMQMPRLDGVGATKAIRSTKGINVDTAIIAMTANVMAADVARCREAGMQGHIGKPISESDLYTVTIQAIEDNNVITMQS
- the yejK gene encoding nucleoid-associated protein YejK, with translation MSLNLSNVILHQLTKNDKDEFEVHLRKQTLDHSESTENLVAELHRVYSSKGAKGFAHFSEESEFSHWLKQCRAGELDFLSFSDQSAKRLQEELAKYPFAEAGTLVLAEYQSLATDYLFIGLMPTCHSMKVTEQLDISATDYLDVAKMDIVARIDLSAWETDAESKRYLTFIKGRVGRKIADFFLDFLQAEVGLDVKVQNQVLMQAVEDFCADSRLDKEEKQQYRKQVYDYCNEQLQAGDEVTVKELAGELPPSEDGTDFYQFTSQQGYELEESFPADRTAMRKLTKFVGSGGGVSINFDSMLLGERIFYDADTDTLTIKGTPPNLKDQLQRRLNSDN
- a CDS encoding YejL family protein yields the protein MPITSKYSNDKVEQIISDMFDVLEKHDASAELALMVVGNIATNIINADLPAGQRKAIAEKFAQALQTTIKD